From Microbacterium invictum, the proteins below share one genomic window:
- a CDS encoding ABC transporter ATP-binding protein has protein sequence MPALRGVSFTATEGETIGVVGHNGSGKSTLFRAMSGLIPTSEGTILAADRPVLLGVNAALVPELSGENNIKLGLLAMGFTPDEAAAHVDEIADFAELNEFIHHPMRTYSSGMGARLRFAIASAKAHSILLIDEALSVGDRRFKAKSEKRIRELRDSAGLVMIVSHSVGSLKDTCERVLWIHKGELRADGAAKDVIDEYVKWTKHPGNAAVGAAAATKSARPAAKTKAPEAPHVDPVPVPKAVPAAPAEVETGPQRTLSPIEQLLADAAVDVQEFVVPPETPRTIARRERYRRTARERSRRRIIALVVTGAAILLAVGAGAAIALLSQVPEPVERPAVSDVSSAPTAVLAPPTIVSFTADANTVVCETAEGEASVQLSWETSDATRVAVAAGPVELDAIDEPLQADLPLVEGEHAVPFPCDAESQVYTLTAEQADGDRVSSAVTLTRELAPQPEPAPQRPQQPQVSNPEPAPTTESTPAPDPTPTTEPAPDPTPTTEPEPIPEPEPIPEPTEEPAPPAPPTDAGAGG, from the coding sequence GTGCCAGCGCTGCGGGGAGTTTCTTTCACCGCCACCGAGGGCGAGACCATCGGCGTCGTCGGCCACAACGGGTCCGGCAAGTCGACTCTGTTCCGGGCAATGAGCGGTCTCATTCCCACGTCTGAGGGCACAATCTTGGCCGCCGACCGGCCCGTGCTGCTCGGGGTCAACGCTGCGCTCGTGCCGGAGCTCTCGGGTGAGAACAACATTAAGCTCGGACTGCTCGCGATGGGCTTCACGCCCGATGAGGCCGCTGCTCACGTGGACGAGATTGCGGACTTCGCTGAACTCAACGAGTTCATTCATCACCCCATGCGCACCTATTCGTCGGGCATGGGCGCACGGCTGCGATTCGCGATCGCCTCTGCGAAGGCGCACTCGATCCTGCTGATCGACGAGGCGCTGTCAGTCGGCGACCGCCGTTTCAAGGCGAAGAGCGAGAAGCGTATTCGCGAGTTGCGCGACAGCGCCGGACTCGTCATGATCGTCAGCCACTCGGTCGGGTCGCTCAAGGACACTTGCGAACGCGTGCTGTGGATCCACAAGGGCGAACTGCGCGCAGACGGCGCCGCCAAGGACGTCATCGACGAGTACGTCAAGTGGACCAAGCACCCGGGCAACGCGGCGGTCGGGGCCGCTGCAGCGACGAAGTCCGCGCGTCCCGCGGCGAAGACGAAGGCGCCGGAGGCTCCGCACGTCGATCCCGTGCCGGTACCCAAGGCGGTGCCGGCAGCACCCGCCGAGGTCGAGACCGGGCCGCAGCGTACCCTGTCGCCTATCGAGCAGCTGCTGGCGGATGCGGCGGTCGATGTCCAGGAGTTCGTCGTTCCACCGGAGACACCTCGAACCATCGCGCGACGCGAGCGCTATCGCCGAACGGCGCGTGAGCGCAGCCGCCGCCGGATCATCGCGCTGGTCGTCACCGGTGCCGCGATCCTTCTCGCAGTCGGCGCAGGCGCGGCGATTGCGCTTCTCTCTCAAGTCCCGGAGCCGGTCGAACGACCCGCCGTAAGCGACGTCTCGTCGGCCCCGACGGCGGTACTCGCGCCGCCAACGATCGTCAGTTTCACCGCGGACGCAAACACCGTCGTATGTGAGACGGCGGAGGGTGAGGCCTCGGTGCAGCTCAGCTGGGAGACCAGCGATGCTACGCGCGTCGCCGTTGCTGCCGGACCGGTGGAGCTTGATGCCATCGACGAACCGTTGCAAGCCGATCTTCCGCTCGTCGAGGGCGAGCACGCGGTGCCGTTCCCGTGCGATGCCGAGTCACAGGTGTACACGCTCACCGCCGAACAGGCGGACGGCGATCGCGTCAGTTCGGCCGTGACGCTGACTCGCGAGTTGGCCCCGCAACCGGAGCCCGCACCTCAGCGCCCGCAGCAGCCGCAGGTCTCCAATCCTGAACCGGCGCCCACGACGGAGTCCACACCGGCGCCTGATCCGACGCCGACGACCGAGCCGGCCCCCGATCCCACGCCCACGACCGAGCCCGAGCCGATCCCTGAACCTGAGCCGATTCCTGAACCGACCGAGGAGCCGGCTCCACCCGCGCCCCCGACCGACGCCGGTGCGGGCGGCTAG
- a CDS encoding ABC transporter permease, whose protein sequence is MDARLRDPAGALYEVGRRPTFRAYLSEAWRRRNFAFTLAAYKLVGSLLRNRLGVLWIVLKPLLMAILYGTIFNFILSGAARPANFVQFIIVGIFVFEFFTGSFGNGARAVTGNAKLVQSLGFPRILLPVSVVAEQAMKMVPIVVLLGILLLVLGEPITWSWLLIVPILAVMAVFNLGVALVFARLSVHIRDVQQFIPVITRVLFYASGIIFSVDGALAPYPVALTIAHLIPTYEFIALARDVLLESYTAPLIAWIAAPIWAVVTIVVGVVYFWQAESRYGLSD, encoded by the coding sequence GTGGATGCACGCCTTCGCGACCCGGCCGGCGCACTTTACGAAGTTGGGCGTCGTCCCACCTTCAGGGCCTATCTTTCTGAAGCCTGGCGGCGTCGCAACTTCGCGTTCACGTTAGCGGCCTACAAGCTCGTCGGTTCGCTGCTTCGGAACCGGCTCGGCGTGCTGTGGATCGTGCTCAAGCCGCTCCTCATGGCGATCCTTTATGGCACGATCTTCAACTTCATTCTCTCGGGGGCAGCGCGTCCCGCCAATTTCGTGCAGTTCATCATCGTCGGGATCTTCGTCTTCGAGTTCTTCACGGGCTCGTTCGGCAACGGCGCGAGGGCGGTTACTGGCAACGCGAAGCTCGTTCAGAGCCTCGGGTTCCCGCGCATCCTCCTGCCGGTGTCGGTCGTGGCCGAGCAGGCGATGAAGATGGTCCCGATCGTTGTTCTGCTCGGCATCCTTCTGCTCGTGCTCGGTGAGCCGATCACCTGGTCGTGGCTTCTGATCGTGCCGATCCTGGCGGTCATGGCGGTCTTCAATCTGGGTGTGGCTCTCGTCTTCGCCCGGCTGTCGGTGCACATTCGCGATGTGCAGCAGTTCATCCCCGTCATCACCCGCGTGCTGTTCTACGCGAGTGGCATCATCTTCAGCGTCGATGGCGCGCTAGCTCCCTATCCGGTCGCCTTGACGATTGCGCACCTCATTCCGACGTACGAGTTCATAGCGCTCGCTCGCGACGTTCTTCTCGAGTCCTACACAGCGCCCCTGATCGCCTGGATCGCGGCACCCATCTGGGCGGTCGTGACCATCGTTGTGGGCGTGGTCTACTTCTGGCAGGCCGAATCGAGGTACGGCCTCAGTGACTGA
- a CDS encoding glycosyltransferase, with translation MPSTPLISFLVAVGDEDAAAEATLRSCLAQSLQNIEVICVHTDASAAVVPDFASERRLRLITQPAGTPAAELRRAGLDAVTAPLVFAIEPGDEVLRESAERLQRLAEASGADLVGFGVTEHDDSGRSARVAAPSRAPLHGVDVVRCLAPRDTAIALEPWRVVFRAELLRQSYAAVPTPLVDDRAIVLLAYAAATSYASVDTAEYQRSTRLEAFDTPVEGFHRALERIGAFRSLESEFRARARFSVNPEPMLDAYQSGYLTVIAEALTRFTALSPEQRVQEHAWLRDPAYELDAVLAAVTLAPESLPTLVAYGERRELGRAGARSVLLTTNVLTTGGVSGVLLTQARVLLEAGYRVTIATHRAGSAENLVPEGATIVQLTGTSRKQRVAQWAQLCRRGEVDVVIDHRILYSRDWPAFALAARATGAATIGWIHNFAGRPTYNGNDLQTLLATHLGALAHLVVLSPLDVAFWKLRGIHHVSYLPNPPSPFLLNTGGPTTGRSAPVRRRAELVWWGRLEEHTKKVTQLVEVAAALQRLGVDFRLRIVGPDWADMNAERLHELAAQRGVANRVVATGPQHGADLLDVIDSSDVFVNTSIIEGYPLTLPEAQSRGLPIAMYDLPWLSLIHDNPGVITTPQQDPDALASAIADLLADPSRYEAMSRASIAAATHATSYDFAQLYEQLMQGDLPQEYSPAPSLEDGRRILELLVFFAEHSTPPPRATVGRISTGAPTRRRRRSRPRTLGERIERKLTPLGHRLVDTAPWLRPVAGNVKRVLLRRS, from the coding sequence ATGCCTTCGACGCCTCTTATCTCTTTCCTCGTCGCTGTCGGTGACGAGGATGCCGCGGCTGAAGCCACACTTCGATCGTGTCTCGCGCAGTCCCTCCAGAACATCGAAGTCATCTGCGTCCATACCGACGCCAGTGCCGCTGTTGTGCCCGACTTTGCCTCAGAGCGTCGGCTCCGCCTCATCACGCAGCCCGCTGGTACGCCCGCGGCGGAGTTGCGGCGTGCGGGCCTCGACGCGGTGACAGCGCCGCTGGTGTTCGCCATCGAGCCGGGCGACGAAGTGCTACGGGAATCAGCCGAGCGCCTTCAGCGACTCGCTGAGGCATCCGGGGCCGACCTCGTCGGCTTCGGCGTCACCGAACACGACGATAGCGGCCGGTCGGCGCGTGTTGCTGCCCCCTCCAGAGCGCCTTTGCACGGCGTCGACGTCGTGCGGTGCCTCGCTCCGCGTGACACCGCGATCGCGCTGGAGCCGTGGCGCGTGGTGTTCCGAGCGGAGTTGCTTCGGCAGTCGTATGCTGCGGTGCCGACGCCCCTCGTCGACGATCGCGCGATCGTGTTGCTCGCCTATGCCGCGGCGACGTCGTACGCGTCGGTCGATACCGCGGAGTACCAGCGTTCAACCCGCCTCGAAGCCTTTGACACGCCGGTCGAGGGCTTCCATCGCGCCCTGGAACGTATCGGGGCGTTCCGGAGCCTCGAATCGGAGTTCCGCGCCCGCGCTCGCTTCAGCGTCAATCCCGAGCCGATGCTCGACGCCTACCAGTCGGGCTACCTCACCGTGATCGCCGAGGCACTCACGCGATTCACAGCACTGTCACCCGAGCAACGCGTCCAAGAGCACGCTTGGTTGCGGGACCCTGCCTACGAACTTGACGCAGTCTTGGCCGCCGTGACGCTGGCGCCCGAGTCGCTTCCGACGCTGGTTGCGTATGGTGAGCGCCGCGAACTCGGCCGCGCGGGGGCGCGAAGCGTTCTGCTTACCACGAACGTGCTCACCACCGGCGGAGTGTCAGGCGTCTTGCTCACGCAGGCGCGGGTCCTGCTCGAAGCGGGGTACCGCGTGACCATCGCGACCCATCGCGCTGGCAGCGCTGAGAACCTCGTACCTGAAGGGGCCACGATCGTGCAGCTCACCGGTACGAGCAGGAAGCAGCGTGTGGCGCAGTGGGCGCAGCTGTGCCGCCGAGGCGAGGTCGACGTCGTCATCGATCACCGCATCCTGTACTCCCGGGACTGGCCGGCGTTCGCACTCGCCGCCCGCGCCACAGGTGCCGCGACAATCGGCTGGATCCACAACTTCGCGGGACGCCCCACGTACAACGGCAACGACCTGCAGACCCTGCTGGCGACGCATCTCGGCGCGCTGGCACACCTCGTCGTGCTCTCGCCTCTCGACGTGGCGTTCTGGAAGCTTCGCGGCATCCACCATGTCAGCTATCTTCCGAACCCGCCCTCGCCCTTCCTGCTGAACACCGGCGGGCCGACCACCGGACGGTCTGCGCCGGTGCGGCGACGAGCGGAACTCGTGTGGTGGGGCCGCCTCGAAGAACACACGAAGAAGGTGACTCAACTGGTCGAGGTCGCCGCCGCTTTGCAGAGACTCGGCGTCGATTTCCGTCTGCGCATCGTCGGTCCCGACTGGGCAGACATGAACGCCGAGCGTCTGCACGAGCTCGCCGCGCAGCGAGGTGTCGCGAATCGGGTCGTAGCCACGGGGCCGCAGCACGGTGCAGATCTCCTCGATGTGATCGACTCCTCCGACGTGTTCGTCAACACGAGCATCATCGAGGGCTACCCCTTGACACTGCCCGAAGCCCAGTCTCGCGGACTTCCGATCGCGATGTACGACCTGCCGTGGTTGTCGCTGATCCACGACAACCCCGGCGTCATCACGACGCCGCAGCAGGATCCAGACGCTCTCGCGAGCGCGATCGCCGACCTCCTCGCCGATCCGAGTCGATACGAGGCCATGTCTCGCGCGTCGATCGCGGCGGCCACACACGCTACTTCGTACGACTTCGCACAGCTCTACGAGCAGCTGATGCAGGGCGACCTCCCGCAAGAGTATTCGCCCGCGCCGAGCCTCGAGGACGGCCGACGAATCCTCGAATTGCTCGTCTTCTTCGCCGAGCACAGCACACCGCCGCCCCGCGCAACTGTCGGGCGCATCTCGACGGGAGCGCCGACTCGCCGGCGACGCCGCTCACGACCGCGCACGCTCGGCGAACGCATCGAGCGCAAGCTGACCCCGCTCGGTCATCGACTGGTAGACACAGCACCCTGGCTTCGACCCGTCGCCGGGAACGTCAAGCGCGTTCTGTTGCGCCGCTCATGA
- a CDS encoding glycosyltransferase, protein MDTTPLVSIVIPVFNDADVISSALDSCLAQTLSAIEVIVVDDASTDDTTAIVERYAAEDPRIRLIRQTINASAYQARRVGILAANSEHLLFLDGDDELNEQAAEVALAKANATRADLVQFGVEIVHRDGHTGGRFESRLQPRHGSLTGLEVLRNLFPIDSPAQGQLWKYLFRRQLLADAYALMPADLVLPRVNDLPIAFLAAALATRYESIPDRLYRYHFGRGGSGQKVHDLETASFYAGAVRSVDSIEPAVGQIARSAADPDLILATYASVRRAIIGYTTHYLAEHTRTDLLEDVLGELYTRASARDIVQSTAQHWPGDLDTLAAHPGGIALSTRPARNILLATNHLRTGGISGVVVSQARVLLDAGYHVTIAAREPGSDRSLLPSGVTFAEVAATSLRVAVTEWSEVCARHEIDLVIEHQWQYSTSWQAFALAARAEGAATIGWSHNFAGRSLLLGLGALENAPRYFPLMSHLVVLSPLDVAFWKLRGMPRVSYLPNPPSSLLLEGGVVSTPKDAPQGRRLELIWWGRLQERTKRVTELVDVAEHLERMGVNFRLRIVGPNWRDMSAERLNAAARERGLEQRVQAVGPLRGADLIAAIDSSDIFVSTSVIEGYPLTIPEAQSRGLPVAMYELPWLTLAAGNEGVRTAAWGDAAALARVIGDLGQDREQYTAMSSGSLAAAGRELSHDFNTWYAELLTGTLSAGLSPEPTIGDIQQLIALTITFSEIRAAEKRTTEKKQGPAGMLDRAAEPQRKDASATWTAKRVLHRLRPAARRLLELAPWLRHTATRAQRVIARES, encoded by the coding sequence ATGGACACGACTCCGCTCGTCTCGATCGTCATCCCCGTCTTCAACGACGCGGATGTCATCTCGAGCGCGCTCGACAGCTGCCTCGCCCAGACTCTCTCGGCGATCGAGGTCATCGTCGTCGACGACGCCTCCACCGATGACACCACGGCGATCGTGGAGCGCTATGCGGCGGAAGACCCCCGCATCCGACTGATCCGCCAAACAATCAACGCGTCCGCCTATCAGGCCCGGCGCGTGGGGATCCTCGCCGCGAACTCCGAACATCTGCTGTTCCTCGATGGTGACGACGAGCTCAATGAACAGGCTGCCGAGGTGGCGCTCGCGAAGGCGAATGCGACCCGAGCCGATCTCGTGCAGTTCGGCGTCGAGATCGTGCATCGTGACGGGCATACCGGTGGGCGGTTCGAGTCCCGCCTGCAACCACGGCACGGTTCGCTCACGGGTCTCGAGGTGCTGCGCAACCTCTTCCCGATCGACAGTCCGGCGCAGGGCCAACTCTGGAAGTACTTGTTCCGACGGCAGTTGCTCGCCGATGCGTATGCGCTCATGCCGGCGGATCTCGTACTCCCTCGTGTGAACGATCTGCCGATCGCCTTTCTCGCCGCGGCACTCGCCACTCGCTATGAGTCCATCCCCGACCGCCTGTACAGGTATCACTTCGGTCGCGGCGGAAGCGGGCAGAAAGTGCATGATCTCGAGACCGCGTCGTTCTATGCGGGGGCGGTCCGGTCTGTCGATTCGATCGAACCGGCCGTCGGACAGATCGCACGGTCGGCCGCCGACCCTGACCTCATCCTCGCTACCTACGCATCGGTGCGCCGCGCAATCATCGGTTACACCACCCACTATCTCGCAGAGCACACTCGGACGGATCTCCTTGAAGACGTGCTCGGCGAACTGTACACGCGGGCATCGGCACGCGACATCGTCCAGTCCACTGCGCAGCATTGGCCAGGCGACCTCGATACGCTCGCCGCCCACCCCGGTGGAATCGCCCTGTCCACGCGGCCCGCGCGCAACATTCTGCTCGCGACCAATCACCTGCGTACGGGAGGGATCTCAGGCGTGGTCGTCTCGCAGGCGCGCGTGCTGCTCGATGCGGGCTACCACGTCACGATCGCTGCGCGTGAGCCGGGAAGCGACCGTTCGCTTCTGCCGTCCGGCGTGACGTTCGCCGAAGTCGCAGCGACTTCCCTCCGTGTTGCGGTGACGGAGTGGAGCGAAGTGTGCGCGCGACACGAGATCGATCTGGTGATCGAACACCAATGGCAGTACTCGACATCATGGCAGGCGTTCGCCCTCGCCGCACGAGCCGAGGGCGCCGCCACGATCGGCTGGTCGCACAATTTCGCGGGGCGCTCACTTCTCCTCGGTCTGGGCGCTCTGGAGAACGCACCACGGTACTTCCCGCTGATGTCGCACCTCGTCGTTCTGTCGCCGTTGGATGTCGCGTTCTGGAAGTTGCGCGGTATGCCCCGGGTGTCGTACTTGCCGAACCCGCCGTCGTCGCTTCTCCTCGAGGGTGGGGTGGTGTCCACGCCGAAGGACGCACCTCAGGGCCGCCGCCTCGAGCTCATTTGGTGGGGTCGGTTGCAAGAGCGCACGAAGCGCGTGACCGAGTTGGTCGACGTAGCGGAGCACCTGGAACGAATGGGCGTCAACTTCCGTCTTCGGATCGTCGGGCCCAACTGGCGAGATATGAGTGCCGAGCGACTAAACGCCGCGGCACGCGAGCGTGGCCTCGAGCAGCGCGTGCAGGCAGTCGGCCCATTGCGCGGAGCAGATCTCATCGCAGCAATTGACAGTTCCGACATCTTCGTCAGCACCAGCGTTATCGAAGGCTACCCGCTCACGATTCCGGAGGCGCAGTCTCGTGGGCTACCGGTAGCGATGTATGAACTGCCGTGGCTCACTCTGGCAGCCGGCAATGAGGGTGTTCGGACGGCAGCTTGGGGCGATGCCGCAGCCCTCGCCCGCGTGATCGGCGACCTCGGGCAGGATCGCGAGCAATATACCGCGATGTCGTCGGGTTCGCTGGCGGCGGCTGGCCGCGAGCTTTCGCATGATTTCAATACGTGGTACGCGGAATTGTTGACCGGCACTTTGTCGGCCGGACTTTCGCCAGAACCGACGATCGGCGATATCCAACAACTCATCGCGCTCACCATCACTTTCTCCGAGATTCGCGCCGCGGAGAAGAGGACCACAGAGAAGAAGCAAGGACCTGCGGGGATGCTCGATCGCGCCGCCGAACCACAACGCAAGGATGCGAGTGCCACGTGGACAGCCAAACGCGTGCTGCACCGCCTGCGCCCCGCCGCACGGCGCTTACTGGAACTCGCTCCCTGGTTGCGTCATACGGCAACGCGGGCTCAGCGGGTGATTGCACGCGAGTCGTAA
- a CDS encoding class I SAM-dependent methyltransferase — translation MSGLTRRDWAVFTTLALLTVAVVMLALFAPPRWAIAGLGVLLGASAVIARAQLIARRDADQRLRRESRVTRDATKRTLQVTTRTLKQMTATRDAVLGAGEAMRAAAKSESMRTAAMRAELRGVRVSQQLSSQTMTALRGVVDEIDSQLGDTATKDDVAELARLSTTVARLGHVATGDNVAELAHMLETARASEVRSFTETLRPSINSLEREIRRQHPEIMTDFQSLQQLLHRFGPQATLPPIAGWAMSPSGLLALTDEITKRDAELVVECGSGSSTLWMALAMRAKGRGKVIALEHLQAYADKTTEILREHGVADWAEVRVAPLTSVATPQGEFQWYDIDATEWDRSIDLLLVDGPPTTTGKHARYPALPVFAPALKPSAQIVVDDAERQDEREVIELWQAEWPDLLRLSSPGRGVEVFGLVKSFA, via the coding sequence ATGTCAGGACTCACTCGCCGCGACTGGGCGGTCTTCACCACTCTCGCACTACTCACCGTCGCCGTCGTGATGCTTGCGCTGTTCGCTCCGCCCCGCTGGGCGATCGCAGGCCTGGGTGTCTTGCTAGGCGCATCTGCCGTGATCGCGCGTGCACAGCTAATTGCCCGTCGAGATGCCGACCAGAGGCTACGACGAGAGAGCCGCGTCACGCGTGACGCGACGAAGCGCACCTTGCAGGTGACGACACGGACTCTCAAGCAGATGACCGCGACACGTGACGCTGTGCTGGGCGCAGGGGAGGCTATGCGGGCGGCCGCGAAGTCAGAGTCGATGCGCACTGCAGCAATGCGTGCGGAACTGCGGGGCGTTCGAGTCTCGCAACAGCTGTCCTCGCAGACGATGACAGCGCTTCGCGGTGTCGTCGACGAGATCGACTCGCAGTTGGGGGACACGGCGACGAAGGATGATGTTGCTGAGTTGGCCCGGCTATCGACGACGGTAGCGCGACTGGGGCACGTCGCGACGGGTGACAACGTTGCGGAATTGGCGCATATGTTGGAGACCGCGCGAGCTTCGGAAGTGCGGAGCTTCACGGAGACGTTGCGGCCATCGATCAACTCACTTGAGAGGGAGATCCGGCGACAGCATCCGGAGATCATGACGGACTTTCAGTCGTTGCAGCAATTGCTGCACCGTTTTGGTCCGCAAGCGACGCTCCCGCCAATCGCAGGTTGGGCAATGAGCCCGAGCGGTCTGCTCGCGCTCACCGATGAGATCACGAAGCGCGATGCCGAGCTGGTCGTCGAATGCGGGAGCGGCTCATCGACGCTGTGGATGGCGCTCGCGATGCGGGCCAAAGGCCGAGGTAAGGTCATTGCGCTTGAGCATTTGCAGGCGTACGCGGACAAGACGACTGAGATTCTTCGCGAACATGGAGTTGCGGACTGGGCAGAGGTCAGAGTCGCTCCTTTGACTTCAGTCGCAACGCCGCAGGGTGAGTTCCAGTGGTACGACATCGACGCTACGGAGTGGGATCGATCCATCGATCTGTTGCTTGTGGACGGGCCGCCGACGACAACTGGGAAGCACGCGCGTTACCCGGCGCTCCCCGTGTTCGCGCCTGCACTGAAGCCCTCGGCGCAGATCGTCGTTGACGACGCAGAACGTCAGGACGAGCGCGAAGTAATCGAGCTCTGGCAGGCTGAGTGGCCTGACCTCCTTCGCCTCTCCTCGCCGGGTCGGGGGGTGGAGGTTTTCGGACTTGTCAAGAGCTTTGCCTAG
- a CDS encoding glycosyltransferase encodes MSVIVPVFNKADDLAPALVSVLSQSLEEIEIIIVDDGSTDDSLQVARSFGERDRRVKIIAQPNAGVAAARNRGILHSQGIYLAFLDPDDWYPDAEVLNDLVNAAIDAHVPIAGGSAERFVAGTVSQDYPPTEAGYVFTSDALLDYSEYQFDYGFWRFIYRRDFILENGILFPPYKRYQDPPFFVRALSLAGRFAALRRPTYVYRVATSTNWAPERVYDVLRGMIDVLKVATENDYHDLAARTVRRFNSGHIQSALGKALVSDPSRALPLMEAMAQFATKVGSIWAVATTTPLEIAEAGETIPEGETSGIIDVSVIVPVYNAAEWLHECLLSVLGQSRVSVELICVDDGSTDESISILREYQALDPKRVRIIQQPNGGLSVARNTGLTAAQGRYICFLDSDDYWRADNLADLVERSDRDALDVLQFDAVPFPDHDVSEADWRRYENYYSRSQARTAAMPGPKLVADQLATADYKPSACLYLIRTAHLTKLGTRFVPGIMHEDNPFTFSLFLHAERAAHADIPIYARRVRASSIMTADSDEASMRGYFVSYLEMHRTADLHQHDAEISRQLGTLVFRIFSNVSARFNRLSKDAIHRLEELVVTPDAQTAYSLLTRLRTQERRLTSATKTS; translated from the coding sequence GTGAGCGTCATCGTCCCGGTGTTCAACAAGGCCGACGATCTCGCGCCGGCGCTCGTCAGCGTGCTTTCGCAGTCGCTAGAGGAGATCGAGATCATCATCGTCGATGATGGATCTACGGACGACTCACTCCAGGTCGCGCGGAGTTTTGGGGAGCGAGACCGTCGCGTCAAGATAATCGCTCAACCCAATGCCGGGGTAGCCGCTGCACGAAACCGCGGAATCCTCCACTCTCAAGGCATCTACTTGGCGTTTCTGGACCCCGATGACTGGTATCCCGACGCTGAAGTCCTGAATGACCTGGTCAACGCCGCAATAGATGCCCACGTCCCGATCGCAGGAGGAAGTGCGGAGCGGTTCGTCGCTGGCACGGTGTCCCAGGACTACCCGCCCACAGAGGCGGGATACGTCTTCACCTCCGATGCGCTCCTCGACTATTCGGAGTATCAATTCGACTACGGTTTCTGGCGGTTCATCTATCGCCGCGACTTCATTCTTGAGAACGGAATCCTGTTCCCTCCTTACAAGCGGTATCAGGATCCGCCATTCTTCGTGCGCGCACTGAGCCTCGCCGGGCGCTTCGCTGCCTTGCGTCGGCCAACATATGTTTACCGAGTCGCGACGAGTACCAACTGGGCTCCAGAGCGTGTCTACGACGTTCTACGAGGCATGATCGACGTCCTCAAAGTCGCGACCGAGAACGACTATCATGACCTCGCGGCGCGCACCGTTCGCCGGTTCAACTCCGGCCACATCCAATCCGCCCTCGGCAAGGCGCTCGTCAGCGATCCGAGTCGTGCGCTCCCGCTCATGGAGGCGATGGCCCAGTTCGCCACCAAAGTGGGGTCGATCTGGGCCGTCGCCACGACTACCCCACTCGAGATCGCAGAAGCGGGCGAAACGATTCCCGAAGGCGAGACGTCAGGCATAATCGACGTCTCCGTGATTGTGCCCGTGTACAACGCGGCCGAGTGGCTGCACGAGTGCCTTCTGAGCGTGCTCGGACAATCGCGCGTGTCGGTCGAGCTCATCTGCGTCGACGATGGGTCGACCGACGAGTCGATCAGCATCCTGCGCGAGTATCAGGCACTCGACCCCAAGAGAGTGCGAATCATCCAGCAGCCGAACGGCGGCCTATCGGTCGCGCGCAACACTGGTCTTACAGCAGCACAGGGCCGTTACATCTGCTTCCTTGACAGCGACGACTATTGGCGAGCCGACAACTTGGCCGACCTTGTCGAGCGCTCAGATCGCGACGCCCTCGACGTCCTACAGTTCGACGCGGTTCCGTTCCCTGACCATGACGTCTCGGAGGCAGACTGGCGGCGCTACGAGAACTATTACAGTCGATCCCAAGCAAGGACGGCCGCCATGCCTGGGCCCAAGCTGGTCGCAGATCAGCTTGCGACAGCAGACTACAAGCCCAGCGCATGTCTCTACCTGATCCGTACAGCTCACCTGACGAAGCTCGGGACCCGCTTCGTTCCAGGAATCATGCACGAAGACAATCCGTTCACGTTCAGCCTCTTCCTCCATGCGGAACGGGCCGCCCATGCGGATATCCCCATCTACGCACGCCGTGTGAGAGCGAGTTCCATCATGACGGCGGACTCTGATGAAGCATCAATGCGCGGATATTTCGTGAGTTACCTCGAGATGCACCGCACGGCGGATCTCCACCAGCACGACGCTGAGATCTCGCGCCAGCTCGGCACGCTGGTATTCCGAATCTTCAGCAACGTCAGTGCACGCTTCAACCGACTCAGCAAGGATGCAATACATCGCCTCGAAGAGCTCGTGGTGACTCCCGACGCGCAGACCGCGTATTCGTTGCTTACCCGCCTCAGAACTCAAGAACGCCGGCTGACGTCCGCCACAAAGACCTCTTGA